Genomic DNA from Desulfovibrio sp. JC022:
TTCCCCTGAATCAGTGCGCGAGAAAACCCGTGAGAAAGTTCTCCGGGCCATGAAGATGTGTAATTACAAATACAACGCCCTCGCACGCGGTTTTGCCACCAAAAAGTCAAATACCATCGGGCTGATCATTCCCAACATCAACAACCCGGTATTCGCAGAATCCACTCTGGGGGTTCAGGAATACGCCGATGAAAAACAAACCAAAGTAATTCTCGGCAACACGTCCTATAAAATATCACAGGAAGAAAGCCTGATCAAAGCCTTACGCGAAAGTCAGGTAGACGGACTGATCATCACTACGACCAACCCCAAAGGTGAAATAATCAAAAACCTTGTGGATGAAGACATCCCCTTTGTACTGCTTTTCAGCACAGTAAAAGGCGGCCGTATTTCAGCCGTGGGTGTTGATAACTACCGGGGCGGCTACGTGGCCACCGAACACCTTATTTCACTCGGGCACCGCAGGATCGGAATGATTGCGGGTAGTTTTTCCGTAACTGACAGAGCCTACCACCGCTGGCACGGCTACCGCCAATGCCTCAAGGACAATGGAATTCCCTACGATAAAGAACTGCTGGTCCAGACCGAGTACTCCCTTTCCGGA
This window encodes:
- a CDS encoding LacI family DNA-binding transcriptional regulator, which produces MSTIRDVARLAQVSTATVSRVINSPESVREKTREKVLRAMKMCNYKYNALARGFATKKSNTIGLIIPNINNPVFAESTLGVQEYADEKQTKVILGNTSYKISQEESLIKALRESQVDGLIITTTNPKGEIIKNLVDEDIPFVLLFSTVKGGRISAVGVDNYRGGYVATEHLISLGHRRIGMIAGSFSVTDRAYHRWHGYRQCLKDNGIPYDKELLVQTEYSLSGGRDSIKELIKQDSPPSAVFCSNDYIALGAIKGAREAGLSLPEDLSIVGFDDMPTASYMVPALTTIRQPAYEMGRRACELLLQKIDAPDKTEQHMMETKLVVRESTAAVPQTHVKQH